The Dioscorea cayenensis subsp. rotundata cultivar TDr96_F1 chromosome 19, TDr96_F1_v2_PseudoChromosome.rev07_lg8_w22 25.fasta, whole genome shotgun sequence genome includes a window with the following:
- the LOC120249772 gene encoding mitochondrial substrate carrier family protein ucpB, whose translation MVEKFVLKFDRLEGGGVHISPRERERERERRALMAATSTSPSSAFLERFRNPKNQGSDGRLLYAFQYFATNATAVTVSVSLTHPLDVLKIRLQMQRAGQRGPLIGMGKLCGKIVKIEGPVALCSGLAPAMVRSLLCGGLRLSLYEPCKSFADSVFGSANIFVKLVSGTISGAIATAVTNPVDVLKVRMQMNMNPQRGPVGELRQIISEEGLKGLWKGVGTSMTRAGALTASYDESKQALLRWTPLEEGFLLHLISSCIAGAVGTLVTGPMDIVKTRLMLQQESKGGIIYRNSFHCAYQVARTEGLRALYKGGFATYARLGPQTTIMFVVCEKLRELIGMKAI comes from the exons ATGGTGGAAAAGTTTGTCCTGAAGTTTGACAGACTTGAAGGAGGAGGCGTCCACATCTcgccgagagagagagagagagagagagagagaagggccCTAATGGCGGCGACCTCTACCTCTCCAAGCTCGGCGTTTCTAGAGCGGTTCAGGAATCCAAAGAACCAGGGATCCGATGGCCGGCTTTTGTACGCCTTCCAGTACTTCGCCACCAATGCCACCGCTGTCACGGTGTCCGTTTCGCTCACCCATCCTTTAG ATGTTCTCAAAATTAGGCTTCAAATGCAGCGAGCGGGTCAGCGAGGTCCTTTGATTGGAATG GGAaagctttgtggaaaaatagtGAAAATTGAAGGACCTGTGGCACTGTGTTCAGGGCTTGCACCTGCGATGGTTAGGTCTCTTCTTTGTGGGGGCCTTCGATTGAGCTTATATGAGCCTTGCAAGTCTTTCGCTGATTCTGTTTTTGGTTCAGCTAACATCTTTGTTAAACTTGTATCTGGGACCATCTCTGGTGCCATTGCAACAGCAGTCACCAATCCTGTAGATGTTCTTAAG GTACGTATGCAAATGAACATGAATCCTCAAAGGGGACCTGTTGGGGAGCTACGGCAAATTATATCGGAGGAGGGATTAAAAGGGCTTTGGAAGGGAGTTGGTACTTCAATGACCAGAGCTGGAGCTCTCACAGCATCATATGATGAATCCAAGCAG GCATTGCTCAGATGGACACCTCTTGAAGAAGGTTTTCTTTTGCATCTCAT ATCAAGTTGCATAGCTGGAGCTGTTGGGACTCTCGTAACGGGGCCTATGGACATCGTTAAAACGCGTCTTATGTTACAACAAGAATCTAAAGGCGGCATAATTTATAGGAATTCATTTCACTGTGCATACCAG GTAGCGAGAACTGAGGGCTTACGAGCACTCTACAAAGG AGGATTTGCAACTTATGCAAGATTAGGACCACAGACCACAATTATGTTTGTTGTCTGTGAGAAGCTGCGTGAGCTCATTGGCATGAAGGCGATTTAA
- the LOC120249771 gene encoding phenylalanine--tRNA ligase, chloroplastic/mitochondrial, with the protein MLIQRTYARALTARPPLIPFKSFTQSLPFSSAPLTKPHNKHYPPLAALLEIGGVKIAKDDVVREGDPTNNVPDTIFSKIGLQLHRRDRHPIGILKNAIYEYFDERHEGKFVKFDDLCPIVSVKQNFDDVLVPADHVSRSYNDTYYVDAQTVLRCHTSAHQAEILRKGHTHFLVTGDVYRRDSIDSTHYPVFHQMEGFRVFSKDECRDSDMDATSHAAADLKKSLEGLAQHLFGAVEMRWVDTYFPFTNPSFELEIFFQENWMEVLGCGVTEQEILKRNGRTDCVAWAFGLGLERLAMVLFDIPDIRLFWSTDERFTSQFSKGQLGAKFKPFSKFPPCYKDMSFWINESFTENNLCEVVRGIAGDLVEEVKLIDNFTNKKGMTSHCYRIAYRSMERSLTDDEINQLQWRVRETVENKLNVTLR; encoded by the exons ATGCTTATCCAGAGAACCTACGCCCGCGCGCTCACCGCGCGCCCACCCCTCATCCCCTTCAAATCCTTCACTCAATCCCTTCCCTTCTCCTCCGCACCTCTCACGAAACCCCACAACAAGCACTATCCCCCTCTCGCTGCTCTTCTTGAGATTGGTGGCGTTAAGATCGCGAAAGATG ATGTTGTGAGGGAGGGGGATCCTACTAACAATGTCCCGGATACGATTTTCTCGAAGATTGGGTTGCAGCTGCACCGGAGGGATCGGCACCCGATTGGGATTTTGAAGAATGCGATTTATGAGTACTTTGATGAGAGGCATGAGGGGAAGTTTGTCAAGTTTGATGATCTATGTCCTATTGTTTCTGTCAAGCAG AATTTTGATGATGTATTGGTTCCTGCTGATCATGTAAGCAGGAGTTATAATGATACATATTATGTCGATGCTCAAACTGTCTTAAGGTGCCACACCAGTGCACATCAGGCAGAGATTTTAAGGAAGGGGCACACCCATTTTCTTGTAACTGGAGATGTCTATCGTAGAGACTCCATTGACTCAACTCATTACCCTGTATTTCATCAG ATGGAAGGATTTCGTGTTTTTTCCAAAGATGAATGTAGAGATTCTGATATGGATGCAACATCCCATGCAGCTGCAGATCTAAAGAAATCTCTTGAGGGTCTGGCgcaacatttatttg GTGCTGTGGAAATGCGATGGGTCGATACATACTTTCCATTCACTAATCCATCTTTTGAATTGGAGATATTTTTCCAG GAAAATTGGATGGAAGTGTTGGGTTGTGGAGTGACTGAGCAAGAAATACtgaaaagaaatggaagaacgGATTGTGTTGCATGGGCTTTTGGTCTAGGGCTAGAGCGACTTGCTATGGTTCTGTTTGATATTCCAGATATCCGACTATTCTGGTCAACTGATGAACGGTTTACCTCACAA TTTTCGAAGGGCCAGCTTGGTGCCAAATTCAAGCCATTCTCAAAG TTTCCTCCCTGCTACAAGGATATGAGTTTTTGGATAAACGAATCATTCACAGAGAACAATTTATGTGAAGTTGTCCGAGGGATTGCTGGAGATCTAGTGGAGGAG GTGAAGCTGATTGACAATTTCACTAACAAAAAGGGAATGACTAGCCACTGCTATAGAATCGCATACCGTTCAATGGAACGTTCTCTTACAGATGATGAAATAAACCAGTTGCAG TGGCGTGTTAGAGAAACAGTGGAGAATAAGTTGAATGTCACACTAAGATGA
- the LOC120249770 gene encoding pentatricopeptide repeat-containing protein At4g35850, mitochondrial, which produces MITRRLLSSWPRHCRTVAPASGHRTFSADVSPEYARRNYAGNLSEYNTVISSLISQRRSFLLRDVYDDMMLDGVQPVRDTFHSLIVGCMKGSRLQDAFFFRDEMMAMGLPPDVNLYNFLISTCGKCKSSDAAIKLLEEMKRHGVKLKGETYICLLNACAATGRTDLVLTLVRDMAAVGLNKFCYAGLITAYKNKLPTTEETFAKIIEYVQASKGWSSVEASTESGENVMMNVSLEELYNIPTAEYVHRRAFVNRQLTVYHVALHACAELKNKETMETLLDMLKTDGYTFDAFIAMQAMRCYLHCGDIDSGVKIFEEYSSSKPPTAELFVTLAEGAMVGYTPKGMQLAQETLEKMNARGIFLNARMGSDLLLAAAGEKMGGYTTANYVWDLLQSRKINPSLPAVEAYYKGLKQREIPSDDPRLVLVGRTYDNLSIRSARRNE; this is translated from the exons ATGATTACTCGCCGCCTTCTCTCTTCGTGGCCGCGCCACTGCCGGACGGTGGCTCCGGCGAGTGGGCACCGCACCTTCTCGGCGGATGTGTCACCCGAGTATGCTCGCCGAAACTACGCTGGCAATCTCTCCGAATACAACACTGTCATCTCCTCTCTCATCTCTCAGCGCAG GAGCTTCTTGCTCCGGGATGTGTACGACGACATGATGCTTGACGGCGTGCAGCCCGTCCGGGATACCTTTCACTCGCTCATCGTTGGGTGCATGAAGGGTAGCCGCCTTCAAGATGCTTTCTTTTTTCGTGATGAGATGATGGCAATGGGCCTTCCACCCGAT GTCAATCTGTATAATTTCTTGATCTCAACCTGTGGGAAATGCAAGAGTTCTGATGCAGCGATCAAA CTTttggaagagatgaagagaCATGGTGTAAAACTTAAGGGGGAAACGTACATTTGCCTTCTCAACGCTTGTGCAGCAACGGGCCGAACAGATTTAGT GCTAACACTAGTTCGGGATATGGCTGCTGTCGGTCTGAATAAGTTCTGTTATGCTGGACTCATAACtgcatacaagaacaaattACCGACTACAGAGGAAACATTTGCAAAA ATTATTGAGTATGTCCAAGCATCCAAAGGGTGGTCATCTGTTGAAGCCTCGACTGAGAGCGGAGAAAATGTCATGATGAATGTTTCATTGGAAGAATTGTACAACATCCCAACTGCAGAGTATGTGCATAGGCGTGCGTTTGTAAACAGACAGCTCACAGTATATCATGTTGCTTTACACGCTTGTGCTGAACTAAAGAACAAGGAG ACAATGGAAACTCTTCTTGATATGCTAAAGACAGATGGTTACACTTTTGATGCTTTCATTGCGATGCAAGCTATGAG GTGTTACTTACACTGTGGTGATATTGATTCTGGAGTTAAAATCTTTGAGGAGTACTCAAGCTCAAAACCACCAACAGCTGAGTTGTTTGTG ACCCTAGCTGAAGGAGCGATGGTTGGATATACTCCTAAAGGGATGCAACTTGCTCAAGAGACACTG GAAAAAATGAATGCTAGAGGAATTTTCTTGAATGCAAGGATGGGTAGTGATCTCCTTCTTGCAGCAGCTGGAGAAAAG ATGGGTGGATATACTACTGCAAATTACGTATGGGATCTATTGCAAAGTCGAAAAATCAATCCTTCTCTTCCTGCTGTTGAGGCCTATTACAAGGGTTTAAAG CAACGGGAGATACCATCAGACGACCCACGACTTGTGCTGGTTGGGCGCACATATGATAACCTTTCCATTCGATCTGCCCGAAGAAATGAGTAA
- the LOC120249773 gene encoding syntaxin-132-like, with the protein MHNLLTDSFELSRGQTSRDGDIELGTQVVTNTGEIGLDDFFKKVQGIEKQIQNLSMLLKKLQDANEESKGVTKAAAMKSIKQRMEKDIDEVGKVARIVKVKLEELDKDNLLNREKPGCEKGSGVDRSRISTTIALKKKLKERMSDFQTLRETIHQEYREVVERRVFTVTGNHADEQTIDRLIETGDSEQIFQKAIQEQGRGQIVETLAEIQERHDAVREIEKKLTDLQQIFLDMAVLIEAQGDMLDNIEAQVTNADDHIQSGIGALQKARRLQKNTRKCTCIAIIILIIIIAVVLLVVLKPWSKN; encoded by the exons ATGCATAACCTTCTCACG GATTCTTTCGAGCTTTCGCGAGGCCAGACATCCCGAGACGGGGATATTGAACTAGGAACACAGGTTGTGACAAACACTGGAGAGATTGGTCTGGATGATTTCTTTAAGAAG GTTCAAGGTATTGAGAAGCAAATTCAGAATCTTTCAATGCTATTGAAAAAGCTTCAG GATGCAAATGAGGAGTCAAAAGGTGTCACCAAGGCAGCTGCCATGAAAT CAATCAAACAGCGAATGGAGAAAGATATCGATGAAGTCGGAAAAGTTGCACGAATTGTAAAAGTGAAACTAGAGGAACTGGATAAAGAT AATTTGTTGAATAGAGAAAAGCCAGGATGTGAAAAGGGATCGGGAGTAGATCGGTCAAGAATATCAACAACTAT AGCGCTGAAGAAGAAGTTGAAAGAGAGGATGTCTGACTTTCAG ACTCTGAGGGAAACAATCCATCAGGAGTACAGAGAGGTTGTTGAGAGACGGGTTTTTACAG TGACTGGCAATCATGCAGATGAACAG ACAATTGATAGATTGATTGAAACTGGGGATAGTGAGCAAATATTCCAGAAAGCCATTCAGGAACAAGGAAGGGGCCAG ATAGTTGAAACCCTGGCAGAAATCCAGGAGCGTCATGACGCTGTGAGGGAGATCGAAAAGAAGCTTACTGACTTGCAACAG ATTTTCCTCGACATGGCTGTGTTGATTGAGGCTCAAGGTGACATGCTTGACAACATTGAAGCACAG GTCACAAACGCTGATGATCATATTCAGTCTGGAATTGGTGCCCTCCAAAAGGCGAGGAGACTACAAAAAAATACTCGGAAATGTACATGCATAGCTATAATTATCCTCATAATCATCATTGCTGTTGTTCTCCTTGTTGTACTTAAACCATGGTCAAAAAACTAG